A window of Apodemus sylvaticus chromosome 9, mApoSyl1.1, whole genome shotgun sequence contains these coding sequences:
- the Mars2 gene encoding methionine--tRNA ligase, mitochondrial, with amino-acid sequence MLRRCAVWVLTRTRAGRGCRRYGSYSPSASGDAGEARAYFTTPIFYVNAAPHIGHLYSALLADALCRHRRLRVPGTASTRFSTGTDEHGLKIQQAAATAGLAPIELCDRVSAQFLQLFREAAISSTDFIRTTEARHRLAVQHFWGVLEARGLLYKGIYEGWYCASDECFLPEAKVTRQVGPSGDPCPVSLESGHPVSWTKEENYIFKLSQFREPLQRWLQNNPQAITPEPFHQAVLQWLEEELPDLSVSRRSSHLHWGIPVPGDDSQTIYVWLDALVNYLTVVGYPDADFKSWWPATSHIIGKDILKFHAIYWPALLLGAGLRPPHRIYVHSHWTVSGQKMSKSLGNVVDPRTCLDRYTVDGFRYFLLRQGVPNWDCDYYDEKVVKLLDSELADALGGLLNRCTAYRINPSGTYPSFCDACFPSEPGLTGPSVRVQAEDYVLVSAVATLPKLVAGYYNDFQIYKALEAISSCVRQTNGFVQRHAPWKLTWESPEDAPWLGTVLHVALECLRVFGTLLQPVTPNLADKLLSRLGVSTTERGLGDLYFLPRFYGHPCPFEGRKLGPDTGLLFPRLDQSRTRLVKAHRT; translated from the coding sequence ATGCTGCGGCGGTGTGCTGTTTGGGTGCTGACGCGCACCCGGGCCGGCCGCGGTTGTCGCCGCTACGGTTCGTACTCGCCGAGCGCTAGTGGCGACGCTGGGGAAGCGCGGGCCTACTTCACTACACCTATCTTCTACGTGAACGCCGCGCCGCACATCGGGCACCTGTACTCGGCGCTGCTAGCCGACGCCCTGTGCCGCCACCGTCGTCTCCGAGTTCCCGGCACTGCGTCCACGAGGTTTTCCACCGGCACGGACGAGCACGGCCTGAAGATCCAGCAGGCGGCAGCCACCGCGGGCTTGGCCCCGATCGAGCTGTGCGATCGAGTGTCTGCCCAGTTCTTGCAGCTTTTCCGGGAGGCTGCCATCTCCTCCACCGACTTCATACGCACCACGGAGGCTCGGCACCGTTTAGCGGTGCAGCACTTCTGGGGTGTGCTGGAGGCCCGAGGTCTGCTGTACAAAGGGATCTATGAAGGGTGGTATTGCGCCTCGGACGAGTGCTTCCTGCCCGAGGCCAAGGTCACTCGGCAGGTGGGTCCGTCCGGGGATCCGTGTCCTGTGTCTCTCGAGAGCGGACATCCCGTCTCCTGGACCAAGgaagaaaattacattttcaaGCTTTCTCAATTTCGAGAACCGCTCCAGCGATGGCTTCAAAACAATCCTCAGGCAATCACACCGGAACCGTTCCACCAGGCAGTTCTTCAGTGGCTGGAAGAGGAGCTGCCTGATTTGTCCGTTTCTCGAAGGAGTAGTCATCTGCACTGGGGCATTCCAGTTCCCGGGGACGACTCGCAGACCATCTATGTGTGGCTAGATGCCCTGGTCAACTACCTCACTGTTGTTGGCTACCCAGATGCAGATTTCAAGTCTTGGTGGCCAGCCACATCTCATATCATAGGTAAGGACATTCTCAAATTTCATGCCATTTATTGGCCTGCCCTTCTCCTAGGGGCAGGATTGAGGCCACCACATCGCATCTATGTCCACTCGCACTGGACTGTGAGTGGCCAAAAAATGTCCAAGAGCCTGGGCAACGTGGTGGATCCCAGGACTTGCCTTGATCGCTATACCGTGGATGGCTTTCGATACTTTCTCCTACGGCAGGGCGTTCCCAATTGGGACTGCGATTACTATGATGAAAAGGTGGTTAAATTGCTGGACTCCGAGCTGGCAGATGCCTTAGGAGGGCTTTTAAACCGGTGCACTGCCTACAGAATAAATCCTTCTGGGACCTACCCATCTTTCTGTGATGCCTGTTTCCCCAGTGAGCCAGGATTAACGGGGCCGTCAGTTCGTGTGCAGGCCGAAGATTATGTGCTTGTAAGTGCAGTGGCCACTTTACCCAAACTGGTAGCGGGCTATTATAATGACTTTCAGATCTATAAGGCTCTGGAGGCGATATCCAGCTGTGTTCGGCAAACTAATGGTTTCGTCCAAAGGCACGCACCATGGAAATTGACCTGGGAGAGCCCTGAGGATGCTCCTTGGCTGGGTACCGTGCTTCATGTGGCCTTGGAGTGCTTGAGAGTGTTTGGAACTTTGCTTCAGCCTGTTACTCCAAACTTAGCAGATAAGCTGCTGTCAAGACTGGGAGTCTCTACCACAGAGAGAGGCCTTGGAGATCTCTACTTCCTACCTCGATTCTATGGACACCCATGCCCCTTTGAAGGGAGAAAGTTGGGACCTGACACTGGGCTTTTGTTTCCGAGACTGGACCAATCCAGGACTCGGCTAGTGAAAGCCCACAGGACCTAG